The Macadamia integrifolia cultivar HAES 741 chromosome 3, SCU_Mint_v3, whole genome shotgun sequence genome segment TGAAGTTTATTAGAGTATTTAATGGCAAAACAGTGAATATTATGAAGTTTATTAGAGTAATGGCAGCAATGTAAATAAATGGTAATCTTAAGGGTAATTGAGCAATAAGATATGGGATGGGATACAGTAGGGAATACGATTTATTGTAAAAGTCTAGACTcggaacaaattaaaaaaaaaaaaggataagaaaCGATAATGCAAAAGAGGGGGGCATTATGGGAAACTAAAATAATAAGATAAGGGGTTAGAAGAATCATGAGAAGAGGGGGGTGGTCTTTTACCTCCAGCCAAAGCAAGGGGCGGAAGAACTAGGGAGACTTTGAATGAGTGATCTCTCTCGTTTGGGAGTCTTTCAACCCAAAATTCAAGGGATAGGTGCTATACTCATGAGTCTCTCAAGTGTAACAAATTCCAAGTCAACAGAACCAGCAACAGCAGAATCAGAAGGACCTGAAACCAATTCTGGTGGTAAGAACCAGGTCAGTTCTTGGGTTAGGATCTTATGACAGGGAATTATTTGGGGGCGAGGTTTTAGGGATTGAATCCACCCTAGCAAGAAGATCTAGCCCTGAAATATTAGGTCAACCTATGATATAAAAGTAGAGCTCCAGCAAACCTTCTCAGTGAACAGTACTGCTAGCAGGGTGGAGAAACTTTAacaaagataaagaagaaacctCAGTAGAACTCAAATTGGTAATTTCCCTATATGTCTAATAGCCatcccaaattaaaagattacatatctttccaaataaaataaattctaaatATCTTACTGAACAACTACCAAACTTGGACCCAGTTCTTGGTTGGGGCACTCGAATGGGTTTAACCCGATCCAAAGAATTGCTCCTACATCAATATGAATCTGCTGGCCGCCTTCTTTTGAACCGTATCAGTTTTTGTGATTAGCATATTCCATAAAAAACCGAAGCAAAGTTTCAGTAAATTATATTGGTTCAGGATATTTTTATATCAGACCATATTTAATAAATTAGATTCTGAAATCAATGTTGTCTAAGTGGATTTATTAAGTAATGTAGAAAGCCTAGTAATATGGAATCTTTAATGGATTAATGTTCCTGGTATGATTGATTGGTGCAAAGCTATTTCAACTTTTTTCTGTTGTGTACAtcccaagttttagatttttcctTGAACCACTATCATAGAtgcaacaacatccaaaaccttatcccaacttaatggggtcgactacatggagattccaagcaatgACGAGCGctaggatccatgcaaaaagattgacgggttatggctTATTATAGTCACCACTGTAAATCAACTATATACTTATAATGAcaaactataataaggtaccggctATCTACCTGAtgtaccatatagatcggttAAGCCAAAGCGTCTTACATGCATTACATCCACTACCAAGGCAATCCATCActcaacctacttttatgaaaagaGGAATGAGAACGAATTCTTGACAGCCTCGCTAAGCATGAAAGTAAcaacttgaatacacaactcTGCATTGAAAACTAGATATACAACACAGAACTTCTCATTGAAAACTAGATAAGCAGCCCACAACTCGAGCCGGAGGTATCTGTGAATAGCGGTTCAATGCACCAGCATAAAGCCCACCACCGCAAACAAACCAATTATAACTCACGTGTGttacgtccaccaccaagacaatccacCATCAGGCCTACTAcaatgtaataaggatttggtagaagcaAGCTCGGAAGTCCCACCAAGCACGAGCAAACCATTATCATTGATGATTGCTTCAAAATCTATGCAAAAGAGATATTGAAAGTTCCATGTCACTCGGTATTGCCAACACATATGGTtttccttaaatttttttttcctttcaatgttGGAATGTTCCCTCTTCTCTGCCACAGTAAACCCAGCAGCATGGCTCTTTGTTGATTGATTGGAATGGTTAAAAGGCATTGAACCATTTTGAAGCATAACCAACTGGTTGAAATGATTCTACAATGATTTTCTAGTTGCTTGATGTAACTTTTTGGATTTTCGTCTTCTGGAAGGAAAACTTCCTTAAGTccattgattttaatttttacatttaaattcaTTATTTAGATCGATTATTTTCTGTGTTTGCAGGTTGTTATATACATTTTGTTGCTCTCATATCCACTGAAATGGCTGATGGACATGAAACTGACAAGAACATTGAGATATGGAAGGTCAAAAAATTGATAAAGGCGCTTGAATCTGCAAGAGGCAATGGAACTAGCATGATCTCTCTGATCATGCCTCCACGTGATCAGATTTCTCGTGTCACGAAGATGTTAGGTGATGAATTTGGAACTGCTTCAAACATAAAAAGTAGGGTTAACCGTCAATCAGTGTTGGGTGCTATCACATCTGCCCAGCAGAGGCTGAAGCTTTACAATAAGGTTCCTCCTAATGGATTGGTGCTTTATACTGGAACTATTGTTACAGAGGATGGGAAGGAAAAGAAGGTGACTTTTGACTTTGAGCCTTTCAAGCCTATCAATGCATCACTGTACCTCTGCGATAACAAGTTCCACACAGAGGCTTTAAGTGAACTCCTAGAATCTGATGATAAGTTTGGCTTTATTGTTATGGATGGGAATGGGACCCTTTTTGGGACATTAAGTGGAAATACACGGGAGGTGCTTCATAAATTCACAGTTGATCTTCCAAAGAAACATGGAAGAGGAGGGCAATCTGCTCTTCGATTTGCCCGTCTTCGAATGGAGAAACGTCACAATTATGTGAGAAAGACAGCTGAGCTTGCCACACAATTTTTTATCAATCCTGCCACGAGTCAACCTAATGTTTCTGGTTTAATACTTGCTGGGTCTGCTGACTTTAAGACAGAATTGAGCCAGTCTGATATGTTTGATCCCCGTCTCCAGGCCAAGATCCTGAATGTTGTTGATGTTTCTTATGGAGGGGAAAATGGATTTAATCAAGCCATTGAACTTTCTGCAGAGATTTTGTCAAATGTTAAATTCATACAAGAGAAGAAACTGATTGGGAAATATTTTGAGGAGATAAGCCAAGACACTGGGAAATATGTATTTGGTGTGGATGATACTCTAAAGGCTCTGGAGATGGGTGCTGTTGAGACACTCATCGTTTGGGAAAATCTTGATATTAACAGGTACACACTGAAAAACAGCACTACGGGTGAAATTATCATAAAGCACTTGAACAAGGATCAGGAGACTGATCAGAGTAACTTCCGAGATCCAGACACTGCTGCAGAATTGGAGGTTCAGGATAATAAGGTGTCTCTGCTTGAGTGGTTTGCTAATGAGTACAGAAACTTTGGCTGCACTCTTGAGTTTGTCACTAATAAATCCCAAGAAGGCTCGCAGTTCTGTAGAGGTTTTGGTGGCATTGGGGGCATACTCCGTTACCAGCTTGATATGAGGTCCTTCGACGAGCTTTCTGACGATGGAGAAGCATACGAAGATGTTGAATAGC includes the following:
- the LOC122073088 gene encoding eukaryotic peptide chain release factor subunit 1-3-like, yielding MADGHETDKNIEIWKVKKLIKALESARGNGTSMISLIMPPRDQISRVTKMLGDEFGTASNIKSRVNRQSVLGAITSAQQRLKLYNKVPPNGLVLYTGTIVTEDGKEKKVTFDFEPFKPINASLYLCDNKFHTEALSELLESDDKFGFIVMDGNGTLFGTLSGNTREVLHKFTVDLPKKHGRGGQSALRFARLRMEKRHNYVRKTAELATQFFINPATSQPNVSGLILAGSADFKTELSQSDMFDPRLQAKILNVVDVSYGGENGFNQAIELSAEILSNVKFIQEKKLIGKYFEEISQDTGKYVFGVDDTLKALEMGAVETLIVWENLDINRYTLKNSTTGEIIIKHLNKDQETDQSNFRDPDTAAELEVQDNKVSLLEWFANEYRNFGCTLEFVTNKSQEGSQFCRGFGGIGGILRYQLDMRSFDELSDDGEAYEDVE